In Marinobacter sp. M3C, the genomic stretch GCGGAGGTGTGCAATGAACAGCGTATGGACCATCGCCCGTAAAGAGCTCAGCGACAGCTTGCGTAACCGCTGGCTGCTGGCCATCGCTATTGTGTTTGCTGTTCTGGCCGTGGGCATCGCCTGGTTTGGTGCGGCTGCGTCCGGCCAGGTTGGCTACGCCTCCACCCCGGCGACCATCGCCAGCTTGGCCAGCCTGGGCATATTCCTGATTCCGCTGATCGCGCTGCTGCTGGCCTACGACGCTATTGTCGGCGAAGACGAAGGCGGCACTTTATTGCTGCTGATGACTTATCCCCTTAGCCGCGGCCAGTTGTTGTTCGGCAAGTTTCTGGGCCACGGCCTGACCTTGGCCTTTGCCACGATTCTGGGTTTTGGCGTCGCGGGTATTGCCATTGCGGTGCTGGTAGAAGACGTAGGCATTACAAGCCTGGCACTGGCGATGTTGCGTTTTATTGGCTCTACCATTTTGCTGGGCTGGGGCTTTATAGCTCTGGCTTATGTGGTGAGCGTGCGCGCTAGCGAGAAGCCGGTTGCCGCGGGCCTGGCCTTGGCGATCTGGTTCTTCTTTGTGCTGGTGTTCGACTTGCTGCTACTGGGCTCACTGGTCGCCAGCGAAGGCAAGCTGAATCCGGAGCTGCTGCCGTGGTTGCTGATGCTGAACCCGACAGACATCTACCGTTTGTTGAATATTCTGGCCTTTGGTGAGGGTCGTCAGCTCAGTGGAGTTCTGAGTCTCGGCAAGGACTTGCCCATCGGCCAAAGCGGCCTTTGGCTGGGGCTGGTGCTGTGGTGTGTTGCACCTTTGACCCTCGCCTGGGCGTTATTCCGTAAGCGCCGGATCTAAAACTCTCTGCATACGTTCCAGGTGGCTGTCACTCAAAAATTGTTTCGTAAAATGGAGTCTTGCTGGATGAGTATTGTTAACAAAGGCAGTTGGTTTGCCAAAGCGCCCGCTCTGGGATTGTTGTTATTGCTCGCGGGCTTTGTCGCGCTGACAGGTTGTTCCGAGCCGGAGCGGGTCGTTAGAGAAAAGCCTGCGGCTGTGCATTTTGAAGATGGCGAAGAGTGTCACGTTTGCGGCATGGCTATAACCGGCTTCCCGGGCCCGAAAGGGGAGGTGATTACCGAGAAACAACAGCAGGTACACAAGTTCTGCTCCACAAAAGACATGTTCTCTTGGGTGTTGCAGCCGGAAAATATCAAACGCGATCACACTCTGTACGTTCACGACATGGCGCAGTCGGAGTGGGGCAGCCCGGTGGATACGGCGTTAATTGATGCCCGCGAGGCGTTTTACGTGATTGGTTCTAAACGGATGGGCGCAATGGGCCCGACGTTGGCGTCGTTTGCAGACAGCAAGGTTGCCGACGGCTTTGCCACTGAATTCGGTGGTCATGTAAAACCCTTTGCTGACATCACAATGTCTGACCTGAACGCTTCCAGCCCGGCAGCTATGGATCATGGCTCGATGACCAATAGCTTAACGAAGCACTGAATGAGGTTTTTCAGTGGCTTTATACCATAGCTGCTGGTGGGTATTTCTGCGAAACGGGTGCCGATGGCCAATAGGCAATCTATCGTGGCAAAGGCACCGGTCACGGCAACATTGGTTTACGTGCAGCGGCCTGGGCCGCCTTAGCCGCCGGTCATGTTCATAAAACGCAGCACCTGCACCTCACCGTTGACGGAAAAGTGGTGTTTCTCAGGTTTCAGATCCATCGCCTGGGCGATGGCATCTTGCAGACGTTGGTCAGAAATGGGGTTGGCGCGCAGCACTCGCCGCAGGTCTACGGAGTGTTCGTTGCCCAGACATAGCAGCAAACGGCCTTCCACCGTTACCCGTACCCGGTTGCAGGTGGAGCAAAAATTGTGGGAATGGGGTGAAATAAAGCCGACATGAATCGGGCTGTCTGCCATACGGTAATAGCGCGCCGGGCCACCGGAGTCGGCGGTGGCAGGCACTAGGTCGTGATGGCGGGTAATGATCTCGCGCACTTCGTCGCTGGTGCAAAGGGCTTCGCCGCGATCGTGTTCGGAAATTTCGCCCAAGGGCATTTCTTCAATAAAGGTGATGTCTACCTGCTTGCGGCGGGCGTACTCGACCAGCTCGGGCAC encodes the following:
- a CDS encoding ABC transporter permease subunit; this translates as MNSVWTIARKELSDSLRNRWLLAIAIVFAVLAVGIAWFGAAASGQVGYASTPATIASLASLGIFLIPLIALLLAYDAIVGEDEGGTLLLLMTYPLSRGQLLFGKFLGHGLTLAFATILGFGVAGIAIAVLVEDVGITSLALAMLRFIGSTILLGWGFIALAYVVSVRASEKPVAAGLALAIWFFFVLVFDLLLLGSLVASEGKLNPELLPWLLMLNPTDIYRLLNILAFGEGRQLSGVLSLGKDLPIGQSGLWLGLVLWCVAPLTLAWALFRKRRI
- a CDS encoding nitrous oxide reductase accessory protein NosL, encoding MSIVNKGSWFAKAPALGLLLLLAGFVALTGCSEPERVVREKPAAVHFEDGEECHVCGMAITGFPGPKGEVITEKQQQVHKFCSTKDMFSWVLQPENIKRDHTLYVHDMAQSEWGSPVDTALIDAREAFYVIGSKRMGAMGPTLASFADSKVADGFATEFGGHVKPFADITMSDLNASSPAAMDHGSMTNSLTKH